A portion of the Gossypium arboreum isolate Shixiya-1 chromosome 8, ASM2569848v2, whole genome shotgun sequence genome contains these proteins:
- the LOC108467750 gene encoding 60S ribosomal protein L13-2-like translates to MVKHNNVVPNGHFKKHWQNYVKTWFNQPARKARRRIARQKKAVRIFPRPTAGPLRPIVHGQTLKYNMKLRAGKGFTHEELKAAGISKKLAPTIGISVDHRRKNRSLEGLQANVQRLNTYKAKLVVFPRRARKSKAGDSTAEELATATQVQGPYMPISREKPSVELVKVTEEMKSFKAYNKLRVERTNARYIGARLKKAAEAEKEDKK, encoded by the exons ATGGTTAAACATAACAATGTTGTGCCAAATGGCCATTTCAAGAAGCATTGGCAGAACTATGTGAAAACTTGGTTCAATCAGCCTGCAAGGAAGGCTAGAAGAAGAATTG CAAGGCAAAAGAAGGCCGTGAGGATCTTCCCAAGGCCAACTGCTGGACCTCTACGCCCTATTGTCCATGGACAGACTTTGAAGTATAACATGAAGTTGAGAGCTGGCAAGGGTTTCACCCATGAAGAGCTTAAA GCTGCGGGTATTTCAAAGAAACTTGCACCCACCATCGGTATATCAGTTGATCACCGTCGTAAGAACCGATCTCTTGAAGGTCTTCAAGCCAATGTTCAGAGGCTTAATACTTACAAGGCCAAACTTGTTGTCTTCCCAAGACGTGCACGCAAGTCTAAG GCTGGTGATTCTACTGCTGAGGAGCTTGCAACTGCAACCCAAGTGCAAGGACCATACATGCCTATTTCTCGTGAGAAGCCTTCTGTTGAGCTGGTGAAGGTCACCGAGGAGATGAAGTCATTCAAGGCCTACAACAAGCTTCGTGTTGAACGTACGAATGCGCGATATATCGGTGCCAGATTGAAGAAGGCTGCTGAGGCTGAGAAGGAAGATAAGAAGTAA